Proteins found in one Penaeus monodon isolate SGIC_2016 unplaced genomic scaffold, NSTDA_Pmon_1 PmonScaffold_821, whole genome shotgun sequence genomic segment:
- the LOC119571829 gene encoding uncharacterized protein LOC119571829 produces MKKWQTKAEDCDRRAAVRAKDVKTRYDTRAHSLSKLTVGAHVRIQDPTPKRWDKFGTVMGIGKSRDYHIRLPSGRILWRNRRFLRPTQLMIGHSTDL; encoded by the coding sequence ATGAAgaagtggcagaccaaggctgaagactgcgaccgtcgtgctgcagtacgagccaaggacgtgaagacccgctatgacactcgcgcccactcactttccaagctaacagttggggcgcatgtgcgCATCCAGGATCCCACCCCCAAGCGTTGGGATAAGtttggcactgtcatgggtattggcaaatctcgtgattatcacatcaggcttccaagtggccgtatactgtggcgcaatcgacgcttcttgcgccctacacagctcatgattggacactcaactgatttg